One uncultured Jannaschia sp. DNA segment encodes these proteins:
- the msrP gene encoding protein-methionine-sulfoxide reductase catalytic subunit MsrP: MFKSDLTRADVTPKGIWLNRRKLIAAMGAGSVASGLGVAARAQEALEPNTWEEITTYNNFYEFGLGKEDPAKHAGAMVTEPWTVAVDGLVDNPGEYDLADLIGDIPTEERIYRFRCVEAWSMVIPWNGFELNKLLTKVGVQSGATHVLFETAVLPEVMPGVNVPILDWPYTEGLRLDEAMHPLTMMATGLYGEPLPNQNGAPMRLVVPWKYGFKSIKSIVRISLIDEEPLNTWQQSAPKEYGFYANVNPDVDHPRWSQASERVIGSGLFAKRVDTLPFNGYADEVASLYEGMDLSVKF, translated from the coding sequence ATGTTCAAGTCCGACCTGACCCGCGCCGATGTGACCCCGAAGGGAATTTGGCTGAACCGCCGCAAGCTGATTGCTGCGATGGGGGCGGGATCGGTGGCCAGCGGGCTGGGGGTCGCGGCGCGTGCGCAGGAGGCGCTGGAGCCCAACACCTGGGAAGAGATCACCACCTATAACAATTTCTACGAGTTCGGCCTTGGCAAGGAAGATCCCGCCAAGCACGCCGGTGCGATGGTTACCGAGCCGTGGACCGTGGCGGTTGACGGCCTGGTGGACAATCCCGGCGAATACGATCTCGCCGACCTGATCGGCGACATCCCGACCGAGGAGCGGATCTACCGGTTCCGCTGCGTCGAGGCATGGTCGATGGTGATCCCTTGGAACGGGTTCGAGCTGAACAAGCTTCTGACGAAGGTCGGGGTGCAGTCCGGCGCGACGCATGTCCTTTTCGAGACCGCCGTCCTGCCCGAGGTGATGCCTGGCGTGAACGTACCGATCCTCGACTGGCCCTATACCGAGGGGCTGCGGCTGGACGAGGCGATGCACCCGCTGACGATGATGGCGACGGGCCTCTATGGCGAGCCGTTGCCCAACCAGAACGGCGCGCCGATGCGGCTGGTCGTGCCGTGGAAATACGGCTTCAAGTCGATCAAGTCGATCGTCCGGATCAGCCTAATCGATGAAGAGCCGCTGAACACGTGGCAGCAAAGCGCGCCGAAGGAATACGGCTTCTACGCCAACGTGAACCCGGATGTGGACCATCCACGCTGGTCGCAGGCGAGCGAGCGGGTGATCGGCAGCGGGCTGTTTGCCAAGCGGGTCGATACGCTGCCGTTCAACGGCTATGCCGACGAGGTGGCGTCCCTCTACGAGGGCATGGACCTGTCGGTGAAGTTCTGA
- a CDS encoding sulfite oxidase heme-binding subunit YedZ, with protein MVPGALLVWSLFTGGLGVDPVKAIEHRLGTLALQFLLASLTITPLLRYARINLIKFRKVLGLLGFGYLTLHFLVWLLLDLQLRWGEIGTDLTKRPYIVVGFIGFLALIPLAATSYQAAVRWLGTQTWQRVHRLVYLSVILGGVHFVMQEKVWTTESLTYLGLAVVLVGMRLLWIRRW; from the coding sequence ATGGTACCGGGTGCGCTTCTGGTCTGGTCGCTGTTCACCGGTGGGCTGGGCGTCGACCCTGTCAAGGCCATCGAGCATCGGCTTGGGACGCTTGCGCTGCAATTCCTGCTCGCCTCCCTCACGATCACGCCGCTTCTGCGCTATGCGCGCATCAACCTCATCAAGTTCCGCAAGGTGCTCGGGCTTCTCGGCTTCGGATACCTGACGCTGCACTTCCTGGTGTGGCTCCTGCTCGACCTGCAGCTGCGCTGGGGCGAGATCGGAACGGACCTCACCAAACGGCCCTACATCGTCGTCGGCTTCATCGGGTTCCTGGCACTCATCCCGCTGGCGGCGACCTCGTACCAGGCCGCGGTACGGTGGCTCGGGACGCAGACGTGGCAGCGGGTGCACCGCCTCGTCTATCTCTCGGTGATCCTCGGCGGGGTGCACTTCGTCATGCAGGAAAAGGTCTGGACGACCGAGTCGCTGACCTATCTCGGGCTGGCGGTCGTGCTCGTCGGGATGCGGCTGCTGTGGATTCGCCGCTGGTGA
- a CDS encoding ABC transporter ATP-binding protein, producing the protein MSLSLQGVTQQVGAQTHIHPTDLTLENGTMNVLLGPTSSGKTTLMRLMAGLDQPTSGRVVWQGEDVTGMRVQDRKVAMVYQQFINYPSMTVRENIASPMKLMGIDRGEIDRRVEETAEMMKLTPMLERKPLELSGGQQQRCALARALVKNAGLVLLDEPLANLDYKLREELRAEIPRIFEASGAIFVYATTEPEEALLLGGHCATLWEGRVTQFGPTAEVYRQPADATTARVFSDPPMNFLTLQKRGDAMTYGADDALPHGHLGGGLPDGTYLAGFRPNHLSLEPVEGAIRFETTLTVTEITGSETFVHLDHHGERWVGLIHGIRDLAPGQALDVYLHPSRVYLFDADGALVVGASYAEAA; encoded by the coding sequence ATGAGTTTGTCGCTGCAGGGCGTGACACAGCAGGTGGGTGCCCAGACGCATATCCACCCGACGGATCTGACGCTTGAGAACGGTACGATGAACGTGCTGCTCGGGCCGACATCCTCGGGGAAAACGACGCTGATGCGGCTGATGGCCGGGCTCGACCAGCCGACCTCCGGGCGCGTCGTCTGGCAGGGTGAGGACGTCACGGGGATGCGGGTGCAGGATCGCAAGGTCGCGATGGTCTACCAGCAGTTCATCAACTACCCGTCGATGACCGTGCGCGAGAACATCGCCTCTCCGATGAAGCTGATGGGAATCGACCGGGGCGAAATCGACCGACGGGTCGAGGAAACGGCCGAGATGATGAAGCTGACCCCGATGCTGGAGCGCAAGCCGCTGGAGCTCTCGGGCGGTCAGCAGCAGCGCTGCGCCCTGGCGCGCGCGCTGGTGAAGAATGCGGGCCTCGTCCTGCTCGACGAGCCGCTCGCCAATCTCGACTACAAACTGCGCGAGGAGCTTCGCGCCGAGATCCCCCGCATCTTCGAGGCCTCGGGCGCGATCTTCGTCTACGCCACGACCGAGCCCGAAGAGGCGCTGCTCCTCGGGGGGCATTGCGCCACGCTCTGGGAGGGGCGGGTGACGCAATTCGGACCGACTGCCGAGGTCTACCGGCAGCCCGCTGACGCGACCACGGCGCGGGTCTTTTCGGACCCGCCGATGAACTTCCTGACGCTACAGAAGCGCGGCGACGCCATGACCTACGGCGCCGATGACGCGCTGCCGCACGGCCATCTCGGGGGAGGGCTGCCCGACGGGACCTATCTTGCCGGGTTCCGACCCAACCATCTTTCGCTGGAGCCGGTCGAGGGCGCGATCCGATTCGAGACGACGCTGACGGTCACCGAGATCACCGGGTCCGAGACCTTCGTCCATCTCGACCATCACGGCGAGCGGTGGGTCGGCCTGATCCACGGCATCCGCGACCTCGCGCCGGGGCAGGCGCTGGACGTCTATCTCCACCCGTCGCGGGTCTATCTCTTCGATGCAGACGGCGCGCTCGTCGTCGGCGCCAGCTATGCAGAGGCCGCCTGA
- a CDS encoding ABC transporter ATP-binding protein produces the protein MAKITLDNLAHSYMANPKGPDDFALKELHHDWTDGEAYALLGASGCGKSTLLNIISGLLRPSHGRVLFDGQDVTDAPTAERNIAQVFQFPVVYDTMTVRENLAFPLKNRGLPADEIARRVQKVGAMIDMEDQLNRKARGLTADAKQKISLGRGMVREDVNALLFDEPLTVIDPHMKWELRTQLKKLHDDFGHTMIYVTHDQTEALTFADKVVVMHDGRVVQIGTPRELFERPAHTFVGYFIGSPGMNLFDATLDGRLARIGATAIDLGAVYSGEGRIQIGVRPEFIQLRSGGEGLPATITRIEDVGRHRIVRLDVMGHEVSAIAGEGDPIPADVDRIGLAPEGINVYADDWRLAPIGSDDTQGRVA, from the coding sequence ATGGCCAAGATCACGCTCGACAATCTGGCGCATTCCTACATGGCGAACCCGAAGGGGCCCGACGATTTCGCCCTGAAGGAGCTGCACCACGACTGGACCGATGGCGAAGCCTACGCCCTTTTGGGGGCGTCTGGCTGCGGCAAGTCCACGCTCCTGAACATCATCTCCGGGCTTCTGCGCCCGAGCCATGGTCGCGTGCTCTTCGACGGGCAGGACGTCACCGATGCGCCCACCGCCGAGCGCAACATCGCGCAGGTGTTCCAGTTCCCGGTCGTCTACGACACGATGACCGTCCGCGAGAACCTCGCGTTTCCGCTGAAGAACCGCGGCCTTCCGGCGGATGAGATCGCGCGCCGCGTCCAGAAGGTCGGCGCGATGATCGACATGGAGGATCAGCTCAACCGCAAGGCGCGAGGCCTGACGGCGGACGCCAAGCAGAAGATCAGCCTTGGGCGCGGCATGGTGCGCGAGGACGTGAACGCGCTCCTCTTCGACGAGCCGCTGACCGTGATCGACCCGCACATGAAATGGGAGCTTCGCACCCAGCTCAAGAAGCTGCACGACGATTTCGGTCACACGATGATCTACGTGACGCACGACCAGACCGAGGCGCTGACCTTCGCCGACAAGGTCGTCGTGATGCATGACGGGCGCGTGGTGCAGATCGGCACCCCGCGCGAGCTGTTCGAGCGGCCGGCCCACACCTTCGTCGGGTATTTCATCGGCTCGCCGGGGATGAACCTGTTTGACGCAACACTGGACGGGCGCCTGGCGCGGATCGGCGCGACGGCGATCGACCTCGGGGCCGTCTATTCGGGCGAGGGGCGCATCCAGATCGGCGTGCGGCCCGAATTCATCCAGCTCCGGTCCGGTGGCGAAGGTCTGCCCGCCACCATCACCCGGATCGAGGATGTCGGGCGGCACAGGATCGTCCGGCTCGACGTGATGGGCCACGAGGTCAGCGCGATCGCGGGCGAGGGTGATCCCATTCCCGCCGATGTCGACCGCATCGGATTGGCGCCCGAGGGCATCAACGTCTACGCTGATGACTGGCGCCTCGCGCCGATCGGGTCGGATGACACACAGGGGAGGGTTGCGTGA
- a CDS encoding carbohydrate ABC transporter permease codes for MQKTVNHKAWFLVLPVLLLVAFSAVIPLMTVVNYSVQDTFGNNQFFWAGLAWFEEMLASERMWNALARQLTFSAIILAIEVPLGIFVALNMPKSGFWSSFCLVAMSLPLLIPWNVVGTIWQIFGRVDIGLLGYTLDALGIDYNYTQNTVDAWVTVIVMDVWHWTSLVALLAFAGLRSIPDAYYQAAKIDQASRWAVFRFIELPKMAGVLMIAILLRFMDSFMIYTEPFVVTGGGPGNATTFLSIDLVKMALGQFDLGPAAAFSLMYFLVILLISWVFYTVMTNLDARESRG; via the coding sequence ATGCAGAAGACCGTCAACCACAAGGCCTGGTTCCTCGTCCTTCCGGTGCTGCTGCTTGTCGCGTTCTCAGCGGTCATCCCGTTGATGACGGTGGTGAATTACTCGGTTCAGGACACCTTCGGGAACAACCAGTTCTTCTGGGCCGGCCTTGCCTGGTTCGAGGAGATGCTGGCGTCCGAGCGGATGTGGAACGCGCTGGCCCGCCAGCTGACCTTCTCGGCGATCATCCTCGCCATCGAGGTGCCGCTGGGCATCTTCGTCGCCCTGAACATGCCGAAATCGGGCTTCTGGTCGTCCTTCTGCCTCGTGGCGATGTCGCTGCCGCTGCTGATCCCGTGGAACGTGGTGGGCACGATCTGGCAGATCTTCGGGCGCGTCGATATCGGACTGCTGGGCTATACGCTCGACGCGCTGGGGATCGACTACAACTACACGCAGAACACCGTCGATGCGTGGGTCACCGTGATCGTGATGGATGTCTGGCACTGGACGTCGCTGGTCGCCCTTCTGGCCTTTGCCGGCCTGCGTTCGATCCCCGACGCCTATTACCAGGCCGCCAAGATCGATCAGGCGAGCCGCTGGGCCGTCTTCCGCTTCATCGAGCTGCCCAAGATGGCGGGTGTCCTGATGATCGCGATCCTTCTGCGCTTCATGGACAGCTTCATGATCTACACCGAACCCTTCGTCGTCACCGGCGGCGGTCCGGGCAATGCCACGACCTTCCTGTCGATCGACCTCGTGAAGATGGCGCTGGGGCAGTTCGACCTCGGGCCGGCGGCGGCGTTCAGCCTGATGTACTTCCTCGTGATCCTGCTGATCTCCTGGGTGTTCTACACCGTCATGACCAATCTCGACGCGCGGGAGTCCCGGGGATGA
- a CDS encoding carbohydrate ABC transporter permease encodes MTDNTVQAPGAGTIPGNVATSRPNAATRRRFRPSGSAVVMTLYLLFLLVPIYWLLNMSLKTNSEILGAFSLWPRDLTLANYAKILNDPSWYMGYVNSLIYVVMNTVISLTVALPAAYAFSRYSFMGDKHLFFWLLTNRMAPPAVFALPFFQLYSSVGLFDTHIAVALAHCLFNVPLAVWILEGFMRGVPKEIDETAYIDGYSFGGFFVKIFMPLIASGIGVAAFFCFMFSWVELLLSRTLTTVDAKPIAAIMTRTQGASGIDWGVLAAAGVLTIVPGALVIYFVRNYIAKGFALGRV; translated from the coding sequence ATGACCGACAACACCGTCCAGGCCCCCGGCGCCGGCACCATCCCCGGCAATGTCGCCACCTCGCGGCCCAATGCCGCGACCCGAAGGCGCTTCCGCCCATCGGGCAGCGCGGTGGTCATGACGCTGTATCTGCTGTTCCTGCTGGTGCCGATCTACTGGCTCCTGAACATGAGCCTGAAGACCAATTCCGAGATTCTCGGGGCCTTCTCGCTCTGGCCGCGCGACCTGACGCTGGCGAACTACGCCAAGATCCTGAACGACCCGTCCTGGTACATGGGCTACGTCAATTCGCTGATCTACGTAGTGATGAACACGGTGATCTCGCTGACCGTCGCGCTGCCCGCGGCCTATGCCTTCTCGCGCTACAGCTTCATGGGCGACAAGCACCTGTTCTTCTGGCTCCTGACCAATCGGATGGCCCCGCCCGCGGTCTTCGCGCTGCCGTTCTTCCAGCTCTATTCCTCGGTCGGGCTCTTCGACACGCATATCGCTGTCGCCCTTGCCCACTGCCTCTTCAACGTGCCGCTTGCGGTGTGGATCCTCGAAGGCTTCATGCGCGGTGTCCCCAAGGAAATCGACGAAACGGCCTATATCGACGGCTATTCCTTCGGCGGTTTCTTCGTGAAGATCTTCATGCCCCTGATCGCCTCCGGCATCGGCGTCGCAGCCTTCTTCTGCTTCATGTTCTCGTGGGTCGAACTGCTTTTGTCGCGCACGCTGACGACGGTGGATGCCAAGCCCATCGCGGCGATCATGACGCGGACGCAAGGGGCATCGGGCATCGACTGGGGCGTGCTCGCCGCGGCCGGCGTGCTGACGATCGTGCCCGGCGCGCTCGTGATCTATTTCGTGCGCAACTACATCGCCAAGGGCTTCGCCCTGGGGCGGGTGTGA
- a CDS encoding DUF2160 domain-containing protein, which yields MLDWMAWTWPTAAFFGVIALLLVTFTVLAIRYPETPRTGILRIETTRGDRLFITLLGSAFINLIWLALGIGPQYWALVLCLAYAAAVFRWV from the coding sequence ATGCTTGACTGGATGGCCTGGACCTGGCCCACGGCGGCGTTCTTCGGGGTGATCGCGCTCCTGCTCGTGACCTTCACGGTGCTCGCGATCCGCTATCCCGAGACGCCGCGCACCGGCATCCTCAGGATCGAGACGACGCGGGGCGACCGACTGTTCATCACGCTTCTGGGCTCGGCCTTCATCAACCTGATCTGGCTCGCGCTGGGGATCGGTCCGCAATATTGGGCCCTCGTCCTCTGCCTCGCCTACGCCGCCGCCGTGTTCCGGTGGGTCTAG
- a CDS encoding ABC transporter substrate-binding protein, with product MKTLIRSTSAMGMALALLAGPAFADMEAAMSFLDNEIDGLSVLTREEQEAEMQWFVDAAQPFAGMEINVVSETITTHEYESQVLAPAFTAITGISVTHDLIGEGDVVEKLQTQMQSGQNVYDAYVNDSDLIGTHWRYQQVRNLTDWMANEGADVTSPTLNLDDFIGLQFTTAPDGKLYQLPDQQFANLYWFRYDWFNDEKNKTDFMDTFGYELGVPVNWSAYEDIAEFFTGRDLSHMGVEGDVYGNMDYGKKDPSLGWRYTDAWMSMAGMGDVGEPNGLPVDEWGIRVNENSQPVGSCVARGGATNSPAAVYAVNKAIEWLQKYSPPSAAGMTFGEAGPIPAQGQIAQQMFWYTAFTADMVGDGAAAVLNEDGTPKWRMAPSPHGVYWKDGQKVGYQDVGSWTLMQSTPVDRAQAAWLYAQFVTSMTVDLKKSDVGLTFIRESTINSDHFSERANLLGGLIEFYRSPARVAWSPTGTNVPDYPKLAQLWWQNIGDAMSGAKTAQEALDALCEAQESVLERLERAGVQGDIGPVMNDEQDPQVWFDMDGAPYAKIENEDEEPMTVSYDELVQSWQQ from the coding sequence ATGAAAACCCTGATACGATCAACGAGCGCGATGGGGATGGCACTCGCGCTGCTCGCCGGGCCGGCCTTCGCGGACATGGAGGCCGCGATGTCGTTCCTCGACAACGAGATCGACGGTCTCTCGGTCCTCACCCGCGAGGAGCAGGAAGCCGAGATGCAGTGGTTCGTCGATGCGGCCCAGCCCTTCGCCGGCATGGAGATCAACGTCGTCTCCGAGACGATCACGACCCACGAATACGAAAGCCAGGTGCTGGCACCCGCCTTCACCGCGATCACCGGGATCTCGGTGACGCACGACCTGATCGGCGAGGGCGATGTCGTCGAGAAGCTGCAGACGCAGATGCAGTCGGGGCAGAACGTCTATGACGCCTATGTCAACGACTCCGACCTGATCGGCACGCATTGGCGCTATCAGCAGGTGCGCAACCTGACCGACTGGATGGCGAACGAAGGCGCGGACGTCACCTCGCCCACGCTGAACCTCGACGACTTCATCGGGCTCCAGTTCACGACGGCGCCCGACGGCAAGCTTTACCAGCTGCCCGACCAGCAGTTCGCAAACCTCTACTGGTTCCGCTACGACTGGTTCAATGACGAGAAGAACAAGACCGACTTCATGGACACCTTCGGCTACGAGCTGGGTGTTCCGGTCAACTGGTCGGCCTACGAGGACATCGCCGAGTTCTTCACCGGCCGCGACCTGAGCCACATGGGCGTCGAAGGCGACGTCTACGGCAACATGGATTACGGCAAGAAGGACCCGAGCCTTGGCTGGCGTTACACCGACGCATGGATGTCGATGGCCGGCATGGGCGACGTGGGCGAACCCAACGGCCTTCCGGTCGACGAGTGGGGCATCCGCGTCAACGAGAACAGCCAGCCCGTCGGCTCCTGCGTGGCTCGGGGCGGCGCGACGAACTCGCCCGCCGCGGTCTATGCGGTCAACAAGGCGATCGAATGGCTGCAGAAGTACTCGCCGCCCTCGGCTGCCGGTATGACCTTCGGCGAAGCGGGTCCGATCCCGGCGCAGGGCCAGATCGCCCAGCAGATGTTCTGGTACACCGCGTTCACCGCCGACATGGTCGGTGACGGCGCGGCGGCGGTGCTCAACGAGGACGGTACGCCCAAGTGGCGCATGGCCCCCTCGCCGCACGGCGTCTACTGGAAGGACGGCCAGAAGGTCGGCTATCAGGACGTGGGATCGTGGACGCTGATGCAGTCCACGCCCGTCGACCGGGCACAGGCCGCGTGGCTCTACGCGCAGTTCGTGACCTCGATGACGGTGGACCTCAAGAAGTCCGACGTGGGTCTCACGTTCATCCGCGAGTCGACGATCAACTCCGACCACTTCTCGGAGCGTGCCAACCTTCTGGGTGGTCTGATCGAGTTCTACCGCTCGCCCGCCCGCGTGGCGTGGTCGCCGACCGGGACGAACGTGCCGGACTACCCCAAGCTGGCACAGCTCTGGTGGCAGAACATCGGTGACGCCATGTCCGGCGCCAAGACCGCACAGGAAGCGCTCGACGCGCTGTGCGAGGCGCAGGAAAGCGTGCTGGAGCGTCTCGAGCGCGCCGGCGTGCAGGGCGATATCGGTCCGGTCATGAACGACGAGCAGGACCCGCAGGTCTGGTTCGACATGGACGGCGCGCCCTATGCCAAGATCGAGAACGAGGACGAGGAGCCGATGACGGTCTCCTACGACGAGCTCGTCCAGTCCTGGCAGCAGTGA
- a CDS encoding GntR family transcriptional regulator — protein MHSTPIRTIAKRSLHDQAVEQIRDLIIEGHLEPGHRIDEAVLIVKLGISRTPFREALRTLAAEGLIEIRPSRGSVVRKLSADEVRGMLELQAHLEAFAGRLACARASDAEIDELLEIHDRMMALYEARDRLPYYKLNQAFHTRLSEITGNEALAETQRSLQARLKRIRFIGNRQEDFWQAAVEEHAEMAEALRARDGERLAETMERHLTNTWDRVRNVVTSDD, from the coding sequence ATGCATTCGACCCCGATCCGCACCATCGCCAAACGCAGCCTGCACGATCAGGCCGTCGAGCAGATCAGGGACCTGATCATCGAAGGCCACCTGGAGCCGGGGCACCGGATCGACGAGGCCGTGCTGATCGTGAAGCTGGGCATTTCGCGCACCCCATTCCGCGAAGCGCTGCGGACGCTGGCCGCCGAAGGGTTGATCGAGATCCGACCGTCACGGGGCAGCGTCGTGCGGAAGCTCTCGGCCGACGAGGTGCGCGGGATGCTGGAATTGCAGGCCCATCTGGAGGCCTTTGCGGGCCGTCTTGCCTGCGCGCGGGCCTCGGATGCCGAGATCGACGAATTGCTCGAGATCCACGACCGGATGATGGCGCTCTACGAAGCGCGCGACCGCCTGCCCTATTACAAGCTGAACCAGGCATTCCATACGCGGCTATCCGAGATCACGGGCAACGAGGCGTTGGCCGAGACCCAAAGAAGCCTGCAGGCCCGCCTGAAGCGCATCCGCTTCATCGGCAACCGGCAAGAGGATTTCTGGCAGGCGGCGGTCGAGGAGCATGCCGAGATGGCCGAGGCCCTGCGCGCGCGCGACGGCGAGCGGCTGGCCGAGACCATGGAGCGGCATCTGACGAACACCTGGGACCGCGTGCGCAACGTCGTCACATCTGACGACTGA
- a CDS encoding 4-hydroxythreonine-4-phosphate dehydrogenase PdxA yields MALGDAGGIGLELAARVLADASAGADITVFGDARALALGASQAGVTLDVPSVTPGDVTRPGKGTVLVDLHNSDPADASVGKATGAAGNAALENFRAALLAARAGLADAVAFTPFNKAAMRMAKPDHVDEIGFIDAVLDAPRSGREFNVLDEVWNARVTSHIPLRDVAGTLSTDRIFDSLALTIEVMEDAGFDRPRIGVAALNPHAGDGRNFGTEDDDIILPAVARAQARQMAVIGPVPSDTVFVRALKGEFDAVLTMFHDQGQIAMKLIGFDRGVTLIAGYGFPIVTPAHGTAYDIAGQGIADTGATLAALALGRKLAARRPPKTMDDAARAELRAALMTRPDWSAGTTGLSEAAAGG; encoded by the coding sequence ATGGCCCTCGGCGATGCCGGCGGCATCGGTCTCGAGCTGGCGGCCCGCGTTCTGGCCGACGCCTCGGCGGGTGCCGACATCACCGTCTTCGGCGATGCCCGCGCGCTGGCGCTCGGGGCTTCGCAGGCGGGTGTGACGCTGGACGTGCCGTCCGTCACGCCGGGCGATGTGACTCGGCCGGGCAAGGGGACCGTGCTGGTCGATCTGCACAACTCCGATCCGGCCGACGCCTCCGTGGGCAAGGCCACGGGTGCGGCCGGGAATGCGGCGCTGGAGAATTTCCGGGCGGCCCTTCTGGCGGCGCGCGCGGGCCTCGCCGACGCCGTGGCCTTCACCCCCTTCAACAAGGCCGCCATGCGGATGGCCAAGCCCGACCATGTCGACGAGATCGGGTTCATCGACGCGGTTCTCGACGCGCCGCGCTCGGGGCGGGAATTCAACGTGCTCGACGAGGTATGGAACGCCCGCGTGACGTCCCATATCCCGCTGCGCGACGTCGCGGGCACCCTGAGCACGGACCGCATCTTCGACAGCTTGGCGCTGACGATCGAGGTCATGGAGGACGCGGGCTTCGACCGCCCGCGTATCGGCGTCGCCGCACTCAACCCCCATGCGGGCGACGGGCGCAATTTCGGGACCGAGGATGACGACATCATACTGCCCGCCGTCGCACGCGCACAGGCCCGACAGATGGCGGTCATCGGCCCCGTGCCGTCGGACACCGTCTTCGTGCGGGCGCTCAAGGGCGAGTTCGACGCCGTGCTGACCATGTTCCACGACCAGGGCCAGATCGCGATGAAGCTGATCGGGTTCGATCGCGGCGTGACGCTGATCGCGGGCTACGGCTTCCCGATCGTCACGCCCGCCCACGGCACCGCCTACGACATCGCGGGGCAGGGCATCGCGGATACGGGCGCGACGCTGGCGGCGCTGGCGCTGGGGCGCAAGCTTGCTGCGCGACGCCCGCCGAAGACCATGGATGACGCGGCGCGCGCGGAGTTGCGCGCGGCGCTGATGACCCGGCCGGACTGGTCGGCCGGGACGACCGGCCTCAGCGAGGCGGCTGCCGGGGGCTAG
- a CDS encoding TRAP transporter substrate-binding protein, producing MRTMKLGALVALTLGWGGTVTAQEEIIFGVSATPNSLQGQSAYEFQRRANEKLGDLGEVTVFDSSQLGKDKDMLQKIRLGTMHITLPSSVMPEIAPEYAIFDLPFLVADRDHLARMDETLFSGTLVPAAEAKGYRPLAVWENGFRQITNNERPVNVPADLDGLKIRTPNSSWRVSMFEEWGANPTPMSFSEVFVALQTGVIDGQENPLTNIAGAKFEEVQKYLSMTGHVYSPAYPTVGVETFEKLDPAIQEILAETAQEVAVWAREQGAAQDDELLTKLTDAGMEVNVADRAAFVEASGPIYEKFATEVENGQAMIDEAMSLANGS from the coding sequence ATGAGAACGATGAAGCTGGGCGCGCTGGTCGCGCTGACACTTGGGTGGGGCGGCACGGTCACCGCGCAGGAAGAGATCATTTTCGGTGTCTCGGCCACGCCGAACTCGCTGCAGGGCCAGTCGGCCTACGAATTCCAGCGTCGCGCAAACGAAAAGCTGGGCGATCTGGGCGAGGTCACGGTCTTCGACAGCTCGCAGCTCGGCAAGGACAAGGACATGCTCCAGAAGATCCGGCTGGGCACGATGCACATCACGCTCCCGTCGTCGGTCATGCCCGAGATCGCGCCGGAATACGCGATCTTCGATCTGCCCTTCCTCGTGGCCGATCGCGACCATCTCGCGCGGATGGACGAGACGCTGTTCAGCGGCACGCTCGTGCCCGCCGCCGAGGCCAAGGGCTACCGCCCGCTTGCGGTGTGGGAGAACGGGTTCCGGCAGATCACCAACAACGAGCGCCCGGTCAACGTGCCCGCCGATCTCGACGGCCTGAAGATCCGTACGCCCAATTCGTCCTGGCGCGTCTCGATGTTCGAGGAGTGGGGCGCCAATCCGACCCCGATGTCCTTCTCGGAGGTGTTCGTCGCACTCCAGACCGGCGTCATCGACGGGCAGGAGAACCCGCTCACCAACATCGCGGGCGCGAAGTTCGAGGAGGTGCAGAAGTACCTCTCGATGACCGGCCATGTCTATTCGCCCGCCTATCCGACCGTGGGCGTCGAGACCTTCGAGAAGCTCGATCCGGCGATCCAGGAGATCCTCGCCGAGACGGCGCAGGAAGTGGCCGTCTGGGCCCGCGAGCAGGGCGCCGCTCAGGATGACGAGCTGCTGACCAAGTTGACCGATGCGGGCATGGAGGTGAATGTCGCCGACCGCGCGGCCTTCGTCGAAGCCTCGGGCCCCATCTACGAGAAGTTCGCGACCGAGGTCGAGAACGGGCAGGCCATGATCGACGAGGCGATGTCCCTCGCCAACGGCTCCTGA